The genomic window ACCCTAGGTTACTTTGGGAGAGGATCTGAGATATCCGAGATATCCGAGATACCAGCACTGCTTCCATGCATTTCTTTAGCATGGTATGATAACATTTCATTCCACTGTACAGATTTCTCCCATTTACATAGGATAGGACTTCTGTCCTGAACAACAAAGAGACTCTCAACATACTGTGAAAGTATAGGCAAAGATTTTCATATGTGAATATTTCCCCGTGAGATGAACTGAACTAATGCTTACAGAGTCAAATATATGTTATATAATAGTGCTTATTATAACCATCATACCCTTTTGAAACTTTCTGCAATGTTCACTTCTGTGATCTAGAGTGGTTTCAGTTCCTCTGTTCATTATGATGGAGAGATTCTTGAACTCTTTCTTCTAACCTTGTTGCTTAGCACAAACCTGTAATACACACCCATGCCAACAGCAGCAGTCACTGTGGAAAGGACCAACACACTTCCGACAATACTACCTACAATGACACCATtccagttttttgaaattggcccaCTGTCAATGCTGCCCCCATGTCCTTTCTTTAGACAGTCAGGAGGGGCCCAACCATAAGAACAATGGCAGTGTTTGTGGTTGTTGCATATTCCCCTATTATGGCACTTTGTGGCATTACAATCATACTGCAAGAGGGACACGTTCTTGCATTCCCTATTCATACACATCATGCCAGTGCCACAAGGTGTACCGTCTTCCACTGCTCCAAGATCAGCTACCTCCATTCCACTGTGGTAGTCTGTAGCCCAGCAGTTACTTTTGCCAATGGTGGTTTGAATGATGGTTTGGTGTTCCTCCAAGGTAGGTAGCCCATAAATATTACTACACTGCATTCGGCCACATAGAatattttcagctttgcatttcTTAAAAATACCATGTTTTAGGCCACAGTTGCCAAAGCGATCACCTTGAGCATTCAGTCCTCTGAAACAATCCTCTGAAGCTCGTACGGTTTTCTTGCCAAATATCTTTTCGCACTGCCCATTAGGAGTACTACAACGACCATGATAGCAATAGACTCCATCACCGCAAGGGGCACCATCTTGTACATAAACATCTTCCGGACATTGGTCCGAAGTCCCAGTGCAAAACTCAGGCAGGTCACAGATGCCAATACTCTTTCTGCAAATGGATCCACCGGGACGGTACTTGCACCTGTCACAGCACAATCCAGAAGAACAATTGGCACATGGACGCAACGTGCAATCTGGCCTGCAACAATAATCCAATCGACACTGTTCACTTGTACCACAGTCACATTGCTCCCCTTTTTCCACTACTTTGTTGCCACAGTATTCGAGGTTATACATTTGATCAGGGTCTGGTGGAATCAACAAGCAAGGTGAGTTCCTTCGATTGAAATACTCATAGTAACTGCAGTTGCTAAACTTATCAACATCTGAGTGCCAAGCAGACATAATGCAGGCACGTCGGTCACATTTACAGACAAAATCATCATGTTTCATACCAAGATTATGTCCAAATTCATGGGCAAATagcacagaaaaatcaaacaaattgaAATTCTTTGATACTACAACACCAGTAGCGAATTTCTCACTACAAATTTGTCCTACATATGCTACTCCAATAATACCTTTATACGACCTGTATACAATTAAGTGAGCAGCATCATTCTTTAGATGGGTAAGTAGAGTGTTACGTCTCCATATACTGAAAGCATTAAGTGTGGCTCCGATACTTTTATCAACATCTATGAGGTTCTTTTCCGTCCATATCTCCAGTCCTGCTACAGACACGTCAAGAAACAGTGGCTCAAAAAATGAATTTATAACATGGGTGGCCTCAAGAATTTTCAGAGCAATATCAGTTTCATTTTTATCAAACTTAACATATCGTTCATGCTCCACCACAAATGCCACTTCTGCATGTCTCTTGTGTGGCCACCAGAGTCCTGCTGGAGCACTTTTGACAGCCACATGCTCTGTGTCCTGGATCATGGCCTCTTGATGCCTTTGCTCTTCCTCCGTCAACCCACACCTCATGTGCATGGCACCCTCCTCTATTTCCAGCCGATACACCACATGCTGAAAGGTAGCAGATGGCTGGACAGGTTCAATTTGATATGTCTCATTGTTAAGTTGTAACAGGCCCCTGAGTCCCCCTGAGCAAGTGCTGAGAGTGACTGAAGAGAGAGGCTTGTCCTGTATGAAGCCACTGTAGAAACAATCATCCCTGATGTAATGATAGTCACTCAGGAGGTCCCCTTCCTTATTGTACATGAAGATGGGGAAGCGTTTAGGAACAATGCCCTTCTTCTGCTTGAGATGCACCACCTGGCCCTTCCCCTCAATCTGTAGTAGGTAGCTGACATCCTGGGTTTCCTGTAGTCCATACTTGAAGCTCAGTTTCCTTGGGATGGTCACCTCATAAGAGGCATACCTAAAGCCCTGAGGTGGTGTCTGGCCGCCAGGCACACTCAGGACATTCCTCAAGAACATAATGAGCAGCCATGCCAGGCTGCCACTCATTTTCCCAGAAAGAGGAAATTATCTCTTGAAGCACCACCTCTGGCATCTTATCCCTGAAAGGGAAGCTCCAAACAGTTGTTACCAGGTTAGTAGATAGATGGGAAGTAGGCTATATGTGAATTAGAAGAGGAGGAAGATATGTTGCCTAGCAACTGCCAGTGTGCTCCGTCTGTGGAATGTGGGTGGAGCTTGGAGGATCAAAGATGGAACAGAATGGCAGAGGAAGAGCAGGGAAGAAAATATTCGAAAGAAGTTTCTGCCTGAGAGGGTTGCATgaagaagagcaaaaaaagagagagtcttATAGCACCCCATGGACGAACAAGTTCTATTTCAGCGTCAGTCAGTGGACATGAGGCCACTGTATACAGGGATGGGTCATAATCCTCAGTTGTCACATATGGAACATTAAAAGTACTTTCTGTGACAATTCAACTAGTGTTTAAATGTatgcaaaacataaaaataactgGTGATAGAACAATCATCTTTGCATTGCTGAGTTCCTTTTCAGCTCTGAGGCAGAACCTCCTCTTCACTTGGCCAGTTGAAGAAGCCCAGGTGAGCAAGGTGCTTCTTTCGGTCACAGTTTTTACTCGTCCACCTCATTCAGAGAAGGGAAGCCAGCAGGGAGTGCTGGCCACCAGCTCAGTCAAAACCACCCGGATGAGTGAATGGCCCCTCTAATCCCTCCCAATCCCCTCAGCATCTTCCTTTTTTGCACACCAAACTGTGGCCTCCCTTAATGGGAGATTCCATGCGCCCCTTTTGACTGGAGATACAACAAGAGATACATTCTGGATCTTCTGCGTACAATATATGGTGTACACCACTGAACTATGGATCTTCCCATCCTTAAATAAGTAAGGGAAATGCAAACTCTTAGGGTCATGTGAAATATTTTAGAAAGGGGATCTAGCATTTCCAGAGAGCATCTTGTTGTTgtgtagtcgtttagtcgtgtccaactctttgtgaactcatggaccagagcatgccaagcactcctgtcttccactgcctcccacagtttggtctaactcatgctagtagcttcaataacactgtccaaccatctcgtcctct from Podarcis raffonei isolate rPodRaf1 chromosome 4, rPodRaf1.pri, whole genome shotgun sequence includes these protein-coding regions:
- the LOC128412598 gene encoding disintegrin and metalloproteinase domain-containing protein 20-like translates to MSGSLAWLLIMFLRNVLSVPGGQTPPQGFRYASYEVTIPRKLSFKYGLQETQDVSYLLQIEGKGQVVHLKQKKGIVPKRFPIFMYNKEGDLLSDYHYIRDDCFYSGFIQDKPLSSVTLSTCSGGLRGLLQLNNETYQIEPVQPSATFQHVVYRLEIEEGAMHMRCGLTEEEQRHQEAMIQDTEHVAVKSAPAGLWWPHKRHAEVAFVVEHERYVKFDKNETDIALKILEATHVINSFFEPLFLDVSVAGLEIWTEKNLIDVDKSIGATLNAFSIWRRNTLLTHLKNDAAHLIVYRSYKGIIGVAYVGQICSEKFATGVVVSKNFNLFDFSVLFAHEFGHNLGMKHDDFVCKCDRRACIMSAWHSDVDKFSNCSYYEYFNRRNSPCLLIPPDPDQMYNLEYCGNKVVEKGEQCDCGTSEQCRLDYCCRPDCTLRPCANCSSGLCCDRCKYRPGGSICRKSIGICDLPEFCTGTSDQCPEDVYVQDGAPCGDGVYCYHGRCSTPNGQCEKIFGKKTVRASEDCFRGLNAQGDRFGNCGLKHGIFKKCKAENILCGRMQCSNIYGLPTLEEHQTIIQTTIGKSNCWATDYHSGMEVADLGAVEDGTPCGTGMMCMNRECKNVSLLQYDCNATKCHNRGICNNHKHCHCSYGWAPPDCLKKGHGGSIDSGPISKNWNGVIVGSIVGSVLVLSTVTAAVGMGVYYRFVLSNKVRRKSSRISPS